aggtcactagcacactatgtaactaatataaCTTACTAAAGTAAAAAGTGTATGATCTGTTTAAAATCAACCCTTGAGTATATGTGTATATTAACTATTGATAGCATATCCTTAAGTAGTTATCCTATAAATGGCTAACAATAATATCCTAGACATCCGATTGTTGTATatggctttttatttttttgtttttctttaattttctgaATTTATATTCTGATCCGATCTATTGCCTGAATAGGACGTTGTGTTTTGATTAATTCGAAGAGATAGATTCAATGAGTTTCGGATATTGCAGAGTAAACGgtgatcaaaattacaaaattcaaACGTATAACCTAGTCTACAAAATGATTTTAGTCTCCTATCATAAATGTTTGCACTATCTAAAGCATCAAAGTTAATCACAACGATGTTCTTTCTATCCTCGCATTTGAAGGAACTCCATATATGGTTCCATTCTATATTTTGGTGTTGAGATTCCTGATAATCCTCTGTCAGGACAACGATGTAGAAACGACTCCGTATAATATTTGTGTATATTTGTTCAACATGGAAACCACCGGGCTCAAAGTCCCGATATGGAATACACGTTTTCAGTCCATGCTGCTCAAGGTACACATTCAAGGTTTGAATGGCCCATGCTGTTCCATCTTGGTTTTCTATATTCATCGATATATAAACATCAAAATCTATTTCCGAATTCATTATTGTTGTAGTGAATCGATTTTGTATCTTTCTCACAAttaatttgatttcatattttaaacTCATAAAGGTTACAAAACagataaaacacaaaaatgtcgCCGTGGGTAAGGTAATAAAAATAACAGTGTCATTTCTTTCCACTGGACAAAAATCTTCTCTTGATAACAACATTGCATTTATATGTTTAGATTTTAGTTCACATTTGACATGATTTCTGTTGCAGTTTTGACTATTGCCACGTTCTAACCAAATTTTTATCCAAAGCATTTCACATGTGCATACTATTTTTATTTCCCCAAATGCAATATTACAAGGACTTTTCAGGAGGAACAGACTTATCCAAAACATTCATTCTATTTTGGGAAAGATTGATGTTTGTCAGtgttttaatttcaaagattAAAGGATCAATATAAACTATTCTATTATAAAATAAGTCAATGCGTTTTGTTTTTCGCAAGTAAACGAAATACTCtacagtttttattttatttcgacTTAAGTTGATATCTAAGTTGTCGAAATCAGGAACATGAGTCGGTAATTTCCTTTGTTGACTGAGATCACAGTTTACTACGACTCGCTTTTGTGAGGGCTGTTGAAAACAGTATCGGGGTGggcatttgtttttcattgtaaTATTGCAAATAAAAAGATCGTAAAATGACGAGTTGCCTTTTGATGAACCTGGTGTGTAACCTTTTAACTGTGGTGGACTGTAACAAGATAAGTTGTTATTTTTGAAACCTTTAAACTTGCGTGAAGCCAGGTCTACGCTCTTGATATATTTGATGCATCTACAGTCACAATGCCAAGGGTTATCGCCGATTTGATATGCATACGTAAAAGCTAATTTAAATGCCTGAGTCACATCTGTTAAACCGACTTCTTCGGGCGTTGGAAAATGGGTCAAATGATTTGCATTCAATTTAACTAATCCTCCGCCTACTATTTTATCTCTTCTGAATACATTCCAGTTTAGTTTGTTTGTTATTTCGGATATTTTGTTGTGCGAGTAATCCAATTTATAGAACCAATAACCAAGATAGAAATTCGTTATATCGATACTATGTAACCTGTTTCGTTTCAGTTTGATATGCATTAAACTCCCTGGTCGATAATTGAATGCGCCTGGTTTAAGATAAGATATAACATTATCTGATAGGTCTAGGTATCGTAAAAATGAAAGTTGACTAAAATTGGACGAATTGATATTACTtatattattttttgataaatctAATGTGTCCAAATTCAAGAGGCAACTGATATTTGGTAGGTACTGTATTTTGTTATCGCTAAGGTTGACTGTTACCAAATCGTAATATTCACATATGTtatacggtaaaaatgacactaGACGTTTTCCGTTATAACGTAGGACATACAATGTGACACTATTAATCTGTTTAGGTTGATTAATGTACAATTCGCTAAAGTCGTCATTGTACTCCATATGTAAATTTGTTTGTAGATGagaatattttggaaaattcCAAAACGGTTTTGCATACTCTGCACAACACAAAGCAACTTTTGAGCTTTCTGGTATGAATTCATATTTACCACATGCGTGAGggcaacacttcggacaatataGCCTGGATGCACTTGCAACGCCCGTTTCCAGCCACTGGAAATGTTCAGGAATAGTTATGTTACCAGTAGAGAAACTTTGAAATATTATCTGAATCAGGAGTACAAGATATTTCCATGTTGATGATGAATAAAGGACctgaaaatatgtaaaacaatgttttctacttatatattttcattgtatGGAACCTAATTTAAACATGAACATTGATTCAAAttgacaaaaattacaaaaaactcCGTTTTCAATAGAAGAAAACTTTTTCAAAAGCTGGAAATGAAATATATGAATACCTTAATTGAGTACTAACTAATGTACAGACCATAAATTACGTAAATATTTGGACGTCCTCTGACCATTTCAAAAGTAATATATTTGAAAGCTTTGGTATCATTTCTAAATAACTGCATATAATGTGTTATACTTATATAAATCATTGACTAAGTTCCAAGATATCAACTTGTATTACATGAACTCAATATCAAAAATTGTACTGGGTTTCAATTTATGAATCTGGTATGAttttgtgtttggtttttttaagtCACTATTCTACTATTCTAACAAAATCTCTCATTAAGAGATATGAGTTtcgaataaagatatatatatcatGTTCACATGTTCTGAGGTTTATATATATGCAGACTTCATCATGTACCATATATGTCCGCAGTATGCTAAAACTTGACAATTCTATAAACATGTATTTCATTCAAAAATCTACTAAGTATTGATAGGTAAATTctgaaatgaacaaaataataaaatatataaatatttacaaatgtcacaaattgtatttcaatttaatttatttcttatgctatttgaattaaatttaaatctAACTTGTAATGAATAGCAGATATACAAAAACGTTTGAGGTAGACAAAAGGCTAGACCATTTAAATATGTACTTATTTTGCAGTGAAACAAAAATTGGTTTTCCAATAGGGGTTCGACGGGGATAAATGGGGATGTTGCATGTCACTGGAAAATGACACCTGTCTTTTTTTGCATTTTctgtcattcattttttttatttgtgcatCACCTGTCATTCATGTACCACCTATCATTACGGTATTACCTGTTATTGATGATACACTTGTCGCTCATGCAACAAATGTTGTTTATGTTTCACCTATTACTCATGTACAAACTGTCATTGATGTATCGTCTGTCAGTCATGTACTACCTGTCATTTATGTATCGTCTGTCAGTCATGTATGTATCGTCTGTCTGTCATGTATTACCTGTCATTTAAGTCATGTACTACCTGACATGTGTGTATCGTCTGTCAGTCACGTACTACCTGTCATGTATGTATCGTCTGTTAGTCATGTACTACCTGTCATTTATGTATCGTCTGTCAGTTATGTACTACCTGTCATGTATGTATCGTATGTCAGTCACGTACTACCTGTCATGTGTGTATTGTCTGTCAGTCCTGTACTACCTGTCATGTATGTATCGTATGTCATTCACGTACTACCTGTCATGTATGTATCGTCTGTCAGTCATGTACTACCTGTCATGTATGTATCGTATGTCAGTCACGTACTACCTGTCATGTGTGTATCGTCTGTCAGTCCTGTACTACCTGTCATGTATGTATCGTATGTCATTCACGTACTACCTGTCATGTATGTATcgtctgtcagtcctgttctaCCTGTCATGTATGTATCGTATGTCAGTCACGAACTACCTGTCATGTGTGTATTGTCTGTCAGTCCTGTACTACCTGTCATGTATGTATCGTATGTCATTCACGTACTACCTGTCATGTATGTATCGTCTGTCAGTCATGTACTACCTGACATGTGTGTATCGTCTGTCAGTCACGTACTACCTGTCATGTATGTATCGTATGTCAGTCACGTACTACCTTTCATGTGTGTATCGTCTGTCAGTCCTGTACTACCTATCATGTATGTATCGTATGTCATTCACGTACTACCTGTCATCTATGTATCGTCTGTCAGTCCTGTACTACCTGTCATGTATGCATCGTATGTCAGTCACGTACTACCTGTCATGTATGTATCGTCTGTCAGTCCTGTACTACCTGTCATGTATGTATCGTATGTCAGTCACGTACTACCTGTCATGTGTGTATCGTCTGTCAGTTCTGTACTACCTGTCATGTATGTATCGTATGTCAGTCACGTACTACCTGTCATGTATGTATCGTATGTCAGTCACGTACTACCTGTCTTGTATGTATCGTCTGTCAGTCATGTTCTACCTGTCATGTATGTATCGTTTGTCAGTCATGTACTTCCTGTCATGTATGTATCGTCTGTCAGTCACGTACTACCTGTCATGTATGCATCGTCTGTCATCAAATTGTTTTGTGTATCACATGTCACTTATTTATCACTTATAATTCATTCATCAATTGTTGTTCATGTATCGCTTGACATTCCCATATTCAACATTTTGTGCATTTATGTATTACTTAACAATCAAATATActacatatatcattcatgaatcAACTGTCATTCTTGTATCACTTTACATTAATATCTTCCTCATATCTGTATATGTTCCACATATCATTCGTACTTCACCTGTTTTTCATGTAAACTGTATCACTTTACATTTATAGCTTATTCATATTATTCATTCAGCAACTGTCATTCGTGTATCACTTAACATTCGTATATTCCTCACATTATTCATGTATCAAATGTCATTAATGTTTCATTTGTCATGTGTGTTCAATAAGAAAATCGAAAAGCAAAACATGTAAACCCTAAATATATAGCCAAACTTATCTAAGGTCAGTTTTGAAAGAGACGAATGATAAATAAactttctagaattaaactttttttcttaacctgattttttggATTATAAGACTGTAATAAAATAATTGGTAAAGAAAAAagcatatggtggtgcacttcttttctTGCTAcagccctttgaaaatgcccaattttgctgattttcccatttttcatcgatttttacctatttttgggctataatcgtgaaaaaaatcacagttccacaattaaactttttttcaaactttCTACAAagatgcatatta
The window above is part of the Mytilus edulis chromosome 6, xbMytEdul2.2, whole genome shotgun sequence genome. Proteins encoded here:
- the LOC139526451 gene encoding uncharacterized protein, coding for MQSQCKKTVFEEITLTKKIVRLKEEEEEEEEEEEEEEKEEEEEEEELEEEQEEKKKKKKKKKKKKKKKKKKKKKNNKRRRTRTSTITKEEEEEEEEEEEEEEEEEEEEEEEEEEEEEEEEEEEEEEEKEEEEEDDVKKTSIRVLYSSSTWKYLVLLIQIIFQSFSTGNITIPEHFQWLETGVASASRLYCPKCCPHACGKYEFIPESSKVALCCAEYAKPFWNFPKYSHLQTNLHMEYNDDFSELYINQPKQINSVTLYVLRYNGKRLVSFLPYNICEYYDLVTVNLSDNKIQYLPNISCLLNLDTLDLSKNNISNINSSNFSQLSFLRYLDLSDNVISYLKPGAFNYRPGSLMHIKLKRNRLHSIDITNFYLGYWFYKLDYSHNKISEITNKLNWNVFRRDKIVGGGLVKLNANHLTHFPTPEEVGLTDVTQAFKLAFTPCNIAFGEIKIVCTCEMLWIKIWLERGNSQNCNRNHVKCELKSKHINAMLLSREDFCPVERNDTVIFITLPTATFLCFICFVTFMSLKYEIKLIVRKIQNRFTTTIMNSEIDFDVYISMNIENQDGTAWAIQTLNVYLEQHGLKTCIPYRDFEPGGFHVEQIYTNIIRSRFYIVVLTEDYQESQHQNIEWNHIWSSFKCEDRKNIVVINFDALDSANIYDRRLKSFCRLGYTFEFCNFDHRLLCNIRNSLNLSLRINQNTTSYSGNRSDQNINSEN